One part of the Sorangiineae bacterium MSr11954 genome encodes these proteins:
- a CDS encoding phenylacetate--CoA ligase family protein, whose protein sequence is MLRATESAPASSNIRVDLYGQLFRSILWPTWESRIRRRPTMARYEFLERTQWRSLDELNAMQTGALRRLIRHAYTQVPLYRQRFREAGLTDADIQGPEDLHKIPVLTREDARERPSERESMTHPFPTIRKNTGGTTGQPLLFGYDADSEYWRQAIKLRGYGWAGYQPGDRALYFWGSPSKESPFSKTRAKILLDRAMRREIHVPCTVMDERDMRHVVSLIQKSSPKVIVCYTQAGAELARFINERQLRTWGTIPVLCGAERLFPADRLALERAFGRAVFETYGCREVMLIASECEAHEGLHVSMENILVEILVTEPDGTQRPANEGETGEVVLTDLHNLGMPFIRYKNGDLATAGPKDRCPCGRNLTRIAKVEGRAADLLRGADGTFVSGLAFHILFTGLANAARQFQVVQHPDRSVTLRIVPGDGLNDGSLEDIRRGCAKLLKELPLKIEMAPEIPLTKEGKRRTVIVEAP, encoded by the coding sequence ATGTTGCGCGCGACCGAATCCGCTCCTGCCTCATCCAACATCCGCGTGGATCTCTATGGCCAGCTCTTTCGGTCGATTCTATGGCCCACCTGGGAGTCGCGAATTCGGCGGCGACCCACCATGGCGCGCTACGAGTTTCTCGAGCGAACGCAGTGGCGTTCCCTCGATGAGCTCAACGCCATGCAGACGGGGGCGCTGAGGCGGCTCATTCGTCACGCGTACACGCAGGTCCCGCTCTACCGCCAGCGGTTCCGCGAGGCGGGCCTCACCGACGCGGACATCCAAGGGCCGGAGGATTTGCACAAAATCCCCGTGCTCACGCGGGAGGACGCGCGCGAACGCCCGAGCGAGCGCGAGTCGATGACCCACCCCTTTCCGACCATCCGCAAGAACACGGGTGGCACCACCGGGCAGCCGCTTCTGTTCGGCTACGACGCCGACAGCGAGTATTGGCGCCAGGCCATCAAGCTGCGCGGTTATGGCTGGGCGGGGTATCAGCCGGGCGATCGCGCGCTCTACTTCTGGGGCTCGCCCAGCAAAGAGTCGCCGTTCTCGAAGACGCGCGCCAAAATCCTGCTGGATCGCGCCATGCGCCGCGAAATTCACGTGCCGTGCACGGTGATGGATGAGCGCGACATGCGGCATGTGGTCAGCCTCATCCAGAAGAGCTCGCCCAAGGTCATCGTTTGCTACACGCAAGCGGGGGCCGAGCTCGCGCGCTTCATCAACGAGCGCCAGCTGCGAACGTGGGGCACCATCCCCGTCCTCTGCGGGGCCGAGCGCCTCTTTCCCGCCGACCGGCTCGCCCTCGAGCGCGCCTTCGGCCGCGCGGTCTTCGAGACGTACGGCTGCCGCGAGGTCATGCTCATCGCCAGCGAGTGCGAGGCGCACGAAGGGCTCCATGTCTCGATGGAGAACATCCTCGTGGAGATCCTGGTGACCGAGCCCGACGGAACCCAGCGCCCCGCCAACGAGGGCGAAACGGGCGAGGTGGTCCTCACCGATCTGCACAACCTGGGCATGCCCTTCATCCGCTACAAAAACGGCGATCTGGCCACGGCGGGCCCCAAAGATCGCTGCCCTTGCGGCCGCAACCTCACGCGCATCGCCAAGGTCGAAGGCCGCGCCGCCGATCTCCTGCGCGGCGCCGACGGCACCTTCGTCAGCGGCCTGGCGTTCCACATTCTGTTCACCGGGCTCGCCAACGCCGCCCGCCAGTTCCAAGTGGTGCAGCACCCCGATCGCTCCGTCACCTTGCGCATCGTCCCCGGCGACGGCTTGAACGACGGCTCCCTCGAGGACATCCGCCGCGGCTGCGCCAAGCTGCTCAAAGAGCTGCCGCTCAAGATCGAGATGGCCCCGGAGATCCCCCTCACCAAAGAGGGAAAGCGCCGCACGGTCATCGTCGAGGCGCCTTAG
- a CDS encoding NAD-dependent epimerase/dehydratase family protein, with protein sequence MHPPKGEEGAVLITGICGRLGKRLARVLHRHRQVIGVDRRAFPDKPKDVIHQQVDIRRKKLKDVFRGHAISAVVHLGIMHNPRASSTEHHSWNVAGFAKLLEYVAHFRIGKLVVLSSANVYGPQPENPQFLSEEAPLLGGAKFGEIRDLIEVDMLAQSFFWKHPDTETVILRPVHILGSVRNAPSNFLRLPTIPTLLGYDPMVQVIHERDVVEAIRLAVVPGVRGVFNVAGPEPLPLSRIIKILDRPSIPVPYSLGRSVLKRLWSLRLTTFPAPELDHIRHVCMVDDRRAREILGFRAKQSIADTVRAVDSDR encoded by the coding sequence TTGCACCCGCCCAAGGGGGAAGAGGGCGCGGTCCTCATCACCGGCATCTGCGGCCGCCTCGGCAAGCGCCTCGCGCGCGTGCTGCATCGCCACCGCCAGGTCATCGGCGTCGACCGCCGCGCCTTCCCCGACAAGCCCAAGGACGTCATCCACCAGCAGGTCGACATCCGCAGGAAGAAGCTCAAAGACGTCTTCCGCGGCCACGCCATCTCGGCGGTCGTGCACCTCGGCATCATGCACAACCCGCGCGCCTCCTCCACCGAGCACCACTCGTGGAACGTGGCCGGCTTCGCCAAGCTGCTCGAGTACGTCGCCCACTTTCGCATCGGCAAATTGGTCGTGCTCTCGAGCGCCAACGTCTACGGGCCGCAGCCCGAGAACCCGCAGTTCTTGAGCGAAGAAGCCCCGCTGCTCGGCGGCGCCAAGTTCGGCGAGATCCGCGACCTCATCGAGGTCGACATGCTCGCGCAGAGCTTCTTCTGGAAGCACCCCGACACGGAGACCGTGATCCTGCGCCCCGTGCACATCCTGGGCTCCGTGCGCAACGCGCCCTCGAACTTCCTGCGCCTGCCCACCATCCCCACCTTGCTCGGCTACGATCCCATGGTCCAAGTCATCCACGAGCGCGACGTGGTGGAGGCCATTCGCCTGGCCGTGGTGCCCGGGGTGCGCGGCGTGTTCAATGTGGCGGGCCCCGAGCCTCTTCCGCTCTCGCGCATCATCAAGATCCTCGATCGCCCGAGCATCCCCGTGCCGTACTCGCTGGGCCGCTCGGTCCTCAAGCGCCTATGGTCCTTGCGCCTCACCACCTTCCCCGCCCCCGAGCTCGATCACATCCGCCACGTGTGCATGGTCGACGATCGGCGCGCGCGCGAGATCTTGGGCTTCCGCGCCAAGCAATCCATCGCCGACACCGTGCGCGCCGTCGACTCGGATCGGTAG
- a CDS encoding acyltransferase family protein translates to MTANSKSTSSALVRIGSAARRAWPWAQRARALAEDTLESWMTSLLGEDFAARLERVPIALGAGGVDPFGLDPAWAKYAVAAAAFLHRNYFRTEVFGAKNVPGGRVLLIANHSGQVPFDGMVLGASMFMDVEPPRFIRAMVEKWSQTLPFVSTFFPRVGSVVGVPENARRLLEQDEALLVFPEGARGISKTFDRRYQLTDFGLGFMRLAIETNTPIVPIAVIGGEEQYISVGNLDTIARLLRMPSFPVIPQMLFPGGQLPLPTKYRIYFGEPMRFTGDHDDDDSVIEEKVWLVKATIQSMLNRGIKARRSVFW, encoded by the coding sequence GTGACGGCGAACTCCAAGAGCACTTCTTCTGCCCTCGTACGCATCGGATCGGCTGCGCGCCGCGCGTGGCCGTGGGCGCAGCGGGCCCGCGCGCTCGCCGAGGACACGCTCGAATCGTGGATGACCTCTCTCCTCGGCGAAGACTTCGCGGCGCGCCTCGAACGGGTGCCCATCGCGCTCGGCGCGGGGGGCGTCGACCCCTTCGGGCTCGATCCCGCGTGGGCCAAATACGCGGTGGCCGCGGCGGCCTTTCTGCATCGCAACTACTTCCGGACCGAGGTCTTCGGCGCCAAGAACGTGCCGGGCGGACGCGTCCTCTTGATCGCGAACCACTCGGGCCAGGTCCCCTTCGACGGCATGGTCCTCGGCGCCTCCATGTTCATGGATGTGGAGCCCCCGCGCTTCATCCGGGCCATGGTCGAGAAGTGGTCGCAGACCTTGCCCTTCGTCTCCACCTTCTTCCCGCGCGTCGGCTCCGTGGTCGGCGTCCCGGAGAACGCGCGCAGGCTGCTCGAGCAAGACGAGGCGCTGCTCGTCTTCCCCGAGGGCGCCCGCGGCATCTCCAAGACCTTCGACCGCCGCTACCAGCTCACCGACTTCGGCCTCGGCTTCATGCGCCTGGCCATCGAGACGAACACCCCCATCGTGCCCATCGCCGTCATCGGCGGCGAAGAGCAATACATCTCCGTTGGCAACTTGGATACGATTGCACGCCTGTTGCGCATGCCATCGTTCCCGGTCATCCCCCAGATGCTCTTCCCCGGAGGCCAGCTCCCCTTGCCCACCAAGTACCGCATCTACTTCGGCGAGCCGATGCGCTTCACGGGCGACCACGACGACGACGACTCGGTGATCGAAGAGAAGGTGTGGCTGGTAAAGGCGACCATTCAATCCATGCTCAACCGCGGCATCAAAGCGCGCCGCAGCGTCTTTTGGTGA
- a CDS encoding LD-carboxypeptidase translates to MRFTLPAPVLRGDLIAVAAPSSGFDPAEFERGYQWLAERYRIRSSPTIFARRGYLAGDDARRRDELGAALADPEVKAIIMARGGYGAMRIVDGLPWDAFAAHPKWLVGFSDITTFHVEAMKRGIASLHAPHVTALGRMDGDALGAYEAALAHPGKELRFASLQARVPGDASGVLVGGNLALLQALAASGRLALPSGCILALEDVTEAPYRIDRLLTSLRLGGHLARAAGIVLGEFVDCPTGPDGVTPMDAIENCVRDLGVPVYAGAPFGHGAINTPFVLGVRAVLRAGELVTQLVE, encoded by the coding sequence ATGCGTTTCACCCTGCCCGCGCCCGTTTTGCGCGGGGATTTGATTGCCGTCGCCGCGCCCTCGAGCGGCTTCGATCCCGCCGAGTTCGAGCGCGGGTACCAATGGCTGGCCGAGCGCTACCGCATCCGCAGCTCCCCGACCATCTTCGCGCGCCGCGGTTACTTGGCCGGCGACGATGCGCGACGGCGCGACGAGCTGGGGGCCGCCCTCGCCGATCCCGAGGTAAAGGCCATCATCATGGCGCGGGGCGGTTACGGCGCCATGCGCATCGTCGATGGGCTGCCCTGGGATGCGTTTGCCGCGCACCCCAAGTGGCTCGTAGGTTTCAGCGACATTACGACGTTCCACGTGGAGGCGATGAAGCGCGGGATTGCCTCGCTCCACGCGCCGCACGTGACCGCCCTCGGTCGCATGGATGGCGATGCGCTGGGCGCGTACGAGGCGGCGCTCGCGCACCCTGGCAAGGAGCTTCGCTTTGCGTCGCTGCAGGCGAGGGTTCCGGGGGACGCTTCGGGGGTGCTCGTGGGGGGGAATTTGGCGCTGTTGCAGGCGCTGGCCGCGAGCGGGCGGCTCGCTCTTCCGTCCGGTTGCATCCTTGCATTGGAGGACGTGACGGAGGCGCCGTACCGGATCGATCGCTTGTTGACGTCGCTGCGGCTGGGCGGGCACCTCGCGCGCGCCGCGGGCATCGTGCTCGGGGAGTTCGTCGACTGTCCCACGGGGCCCGATGGGGTGACCCCGATGGATGCCATCGAAAATTGCGTGCGCGATCTGGGGGTGCCGGTTTATGCCGGCGCGCCGTTCGGGCACGGTGCGATCAATACGCCGTTCGTTCTCGGGGTGCGGGCGGTGCTGCGCGCGGGGGAGCTCGTCACTCAGCTCGTGGAGTGA